The window ACAATAAATTACCCAAGGGCTTCCCATTTTATCCTCCTTTATCGAATTCGAAATATGATTGGATCATTCAACAGGCTCCACAACCAAGATCAGGCCTTCTCGATCACAAACCCGCACTTTGGTTCCCACATCCAGGGTTGATTCGGCACGTGCTGTCCACAACTCACCGGATATGTATACCGAACCGGTTGGATCGAGCGGCGTGCGCACTTCGCCGATCTCGCCCAGAAGCTTGGATAAATCGATCACGGGCTTCGATTTGTAGGCGATGATGGAATTGCGCAGCGCAATCCAGAAGTAGGCCATGGTTACCACTGACGTGATTACCGCCACTACGGGATATACCCCTACTCCCCCTCCTTCGGGTCGGAAAAGAAAAACCGAGCCCGCGCAGAACGCGGCGGCTGATAGCAAAAGCCACATTTCTTCGCGTTTCAAACGCAGCGCGAGCAATAAGAAGATCACCCCAAGGATGAGCACAATGATCGCCCACCAGTGGAGTGCGACCTGACTCATCCCGATGACTGCGATGCCGAGAGTAGAAAATGCCAGGACCTCCAAAACGCCCGTGCCCGGACTGACGATTGCCAAAGCCGTCAGCCACAAACCGATGACAAGTACGAGATATAGCAAGTTGGTGAACAACGGAGAGCCAATAAATTCCATGTCAAACCTCCTTCAGGAAACAGCTTGCCTCAGCATCCTGAGAATATCGAGCGTACTGATTCAAACATACCGCATAACCGACATCCAGCCGACATTTCTCACTGGGAAAATGCCGCTTTCGAGAAGGGAGTTTTTCTTCGTTTCAAGCTGGTGAGAAACACCGAACGCCTTTATACCTTACCTGTCTCAAATTCGCTGCCGTTTTACAATCGCTTTTCATACATTCGATAGGTTTTGTATACTTTCCCACCCAACATCTTCAACGAACGATTCATCATTTCGTTGTTCTCGAGGATCCAACTGCTCTCCGCCATCTCGTAGCCCTTCGCCTTCGCCCGTTTCGCCGTTTCCAGGTACATCATCGCATCCACGCCCCGCGCGCGGTGTTCGGGCATCACGCCCAGAGCGAAAACGCGAATCCATTTCATCTTGGGGCGAATCTTCCAATGCCAGACGAGTTTGAGCATGGTCAACAACTCGGGTTCACTGGGACGGGGATAAGCATAATGCAGCGGCGCACACATATCCGGCAAGGTCAGTCCGACACCAACCACCTCGCCCTCATGCTCCACCATCAACGCCAAATCGGGATCTAAAATCTGCTTCAGTCCGGCGGCGATATGTTCGATTTCGGCCTCGTTCGGTGGAACGAAACCCCAGTTCCGTTCCCACGAGCTGTTGTAGACGCGCTTGAAACGTTCGACCTCTTTATCGAATTCTCTCATTCGAAAGGAACGAACCGTCAACTTCTTGGTCTTCTTGACCTTTTCGACTACGCGGACCAATTTCTCCGGCATGTTCTCGATGAAATCGTCGATGTTGTTGGCGTACGCCAATAGATCCATGGCCTTCACGAAGCCGGCGGCCTCCATGTAATCCACGTAGCGCGGTGGATTGTAGGTCATCAACACTCGCGGGCAATCATCGAAACCATCCACGAGTAATCCCACTTCGTCGTTGGTGGTAAACATCGCCGGTCCGATGATGGAAATATGACCGGCGTTTCGAGCCCAGTCTTCCGCCGTGCGCAGCAAGAGTGCGGCGGCCTCCGGGTCGTCGAGCACTTCAAAAAAACCGTAAAACCCCACGTTGGAATCATGGAACTCGTTGTAGGCGTCGTTGGTAAAAGCTGCGATCGTGCCCACGATCTCGCCGTTACGCCGAGCGAGGAAGTACTCGACGCGCGCGTGTTCGAAGAAAGGATTTTTCTTGGGATCATGGAACTCAAGCCGCTCAGAGACGAGCGGAGGAACCCAGTAAGGGTCGTCCTTGTACACTTTCCAGGGGAAGAAAATGAATTCCTTTCGTTCGTTTTCGTTGGTGACTTTGTTGATCTGCAAATCCGACATGACTCGCCTCCAGAGAATTGACGATTTGATTATACAACGCCGTTGAGAACACCGGGTTGCGAATATCCGTGGCCGACGATCGGCATTCGACGCCGAACACACCTCGGAGAAGCGCTGCACAATACTTTGAAACGCAGCGGCGGCCGATGGTATCATGTTGGTTGGCAAGGGGAGTGCATGCGCAACGCATATTCAGCAATTTTCACCATCGGCATTCTGGCCAGCTTCATCTGGCTGGTATGGATCAGGCCTTCTCCGGAGCGCTCGGTGAAAGGTCGCAAGCGAAACGATCCGCGCCTCGGGGATATCGACGCGGGTCTCGTTGCCCTGTTTCTCGGTTTGCTTGGTGCGCGGGCGGGCTTCGTCTTCCTTCATTGGGAATACTTCTCGAGCAATCCGGTCGAAATGTTCTGGTTCTGGCAAGGTGGATTGTCCTGGACGAGCGGTGCCTTGACGGCGATTCTGGGGATTCGCATCTATGCTGCTGTCAGCGGTCACTCTTTCTGGTCTCTGACCGACGCTTTGGCACTCCCGGCAGGATTCGTCGCACTCTCCGCATGGTCGGGTTGCTACCTCGATGGCTGCGCCTACGGCATGCAAATGCCGCAAAGTGCCTGGACACCGCCGATCGAGGACATGTTCGGCGGCCTCACCTCGCGCTGGCCGACACAGTTGGTGGGGATCATTTCCAGCGTGGTGATACTGCTCTCGCTGTATGCTCTTTCCAATATACGGCCCAAACGCGGCGTGTTGGGAACGCTCAGTCTGACAACGATCGCCGCCGCGGCGTTTGGGCTCAGTTTCACGCGCGCAGACCCGGCGCTTCTCATCCGCGGCATCCGTCTGGATACACTCGGTTCTGCATTGGTGCTGCTCTTGGCCTTATCGGGTCTCGTCTGCTGCACATTGAAAAAGGATGAAAGTGCCTGACCTACGATAAAATCGTTGCATCCCAATGACACCCGTTGGGATGGCCCAAATCCCTTCCCGCTGGAAATAAATATGGGTACGCCGAGAGTAGCGAACCCCGGCGGCCATCTAAATCCAACGATGCACAATTTGCTGACGCTTGAAATCATGGACAAGCGTCTCATCAGGCGGCCTCAGCGGTAGGGGTGGTAGAAATTGGTAATCGGCAGCCGCCAATCCTTGCCAAAGGCCCGCGTCATGACTTTGATTCCAGGCGGACTCTGACGGCGCTTATATTCGCTCCTGTCGATCATCTTGACTACTTTCACGACCTCGTCCCGATCCAAACCAAGTGCGACAATGTCTTCAATACTTCTATTCTCTTCGACATACTTATGCAGGATCGTGTCGAGAATGTCATATTCGGGAAGGGCGTCGCTGTCTTTCTGATCGGGCTTTAGTTCGGCTGAAGGGGGCTTTGTCATCACGCTGTCCGGTATGACCGGCTTCTGACTATTTTGATTGATGAGCTCGCATATTTGATAGATCATGGTCTTGGGAATGTCCTTCAAGATGGCAAAACCACCTGCGGTATCGCCATAGAGGGTGGAGTATCCTACCCCCACCTCACTCTTGTTCCCGGTCGTGAGGACCATCCAGCCGAACTTGTTCGACAAAGCCATGAGTAAGGCGCCGCGAATACGCGCCTGGATATTCTCCTCGGCGACGTTGGGTTCCGTCCCCTTGAATTGAGGTTCGAGCATGTTTAAAAAGGCCTGGAACGTGTCATCGATGGGAATCACCAGAAACTCGATGCCGATGTTTTCTGTG of the Anaerolineales bacterium genome contains:
- a CDS encoding NfeD family protein; the encoded protein is MEFIGSPLFTNLLYLVLVIGLWLTALAIVSPGTGVLEVLAFSTLGIAVIGMSQVALHWWAIIVLILGVIFLLLALRLKREEMWLLLSAAAFCAGSVFLFRPEGGGVGVYPVVAVITSVVTMAYFWIALRNSIIAYKSKPVIDLSKLLGEIGEVRTPLDPTGSVYISGELWTARAESTLDVGTKVRVCDREGLILVVEPVE
- a CDS encoding GNAT family N-acetyltransferase; the encoded protein is MSDLQINKVTNENERKEFIFFPWKVYKDDPYWVPPLVSERLEFHDPKKNPFFEHARVEYFLARRNGEIVGTIAAFTNDAYNEFHDSNVGFYGFFEVLDDPEAAALLLRTAEDWARNAGHISIIGPAMFTTNDEVGLLVDGFDDCPRVLMTYNPPRYVDYMEAAGFVKAMDLLAYANNIDDFIENMPEKLVRVVEKVKKTKKLTVRSFRMREFDKEVERFKRVYNSSWERNWGFVPPNEAEIEHIAAGLKQILDPDLALMVEHEGEVVGVGLTLPDMCAPLHYAYPRPSEPELLTMLKLVWHWKIRPKMKWIRVFALGVMPEHRARGVDAMMYLETAKRAKAKGYEMAESSWILENNEMMNRSLKMLGGKVYKTYRMYEKRL
- a CDS encoding prolipoprotein diacylglyceryl transferase — translated: MRNAYSAIFTIGILASFIWLVWIRPSPERSVKGRKRNDPRLGDIDAGLVALFLGLLGARAGFVFLHWEYFSSNPVEMFWFWQGGLSWTSGALTAILGIRIYAAVSGHSFWSLTDALALPAGFVALSAWSGCYLDGCAYGMQMPQSAWTPPIEDMFGGLTSRWPTQLVGIISSVVILLSLYALSNIRPKRGVLGTLSLTTIAAAAFGLSFTRADPALLIRGIRLDTLGSALVLLLALSGLVCCTLKKDESA